The Fusobacterium russii ATCC 25533 sequence AAGATAATGTTTTCCTTCTACTTTATCAAATTTATGTTCAGCAACATTTACATTTTTATCTTCCATCTCTAAGTCGTAAACCACACTGTTTCTTATGTCTTTCTTTACTTTTTTGGCATACCAAATAATATAGATATTTGTAACAACCAAGAAAACAATTAAACAGAAGAATCTGTAGCCAAGTCCTGAGAATAATGGAAGACCTGCTATAGATTGAGCAACTCCTGTAGTAAATGGGTTGAAAGTTCCGGTACTGAAGCCTATAGCACCACCTAAACAGACCATTGCAACACCAACTATGGCATCATAACCTATACTTCTGGCTATTATAACACCAATAGGTGCAAAACCTATGAATGTATTAACTCCCATAGTAGTACAAGCCAATGCAAATATAGTTGAAAAAGCCGGAATAATTAAAACTTCCTTATTAGAAAAAATTTTAGTCATTTTAGCTGCGAAGCTTTGAAACATACCAGTTTCAATTATAATATTAAAAGCTCCTCCAACAATTAAAACAAGGAAAATAATATTACTAGCTTTAGCTAATCCCTTCATTATATATAAAGGAACCTTTAAAAAACTGATAGGATTACTTTCAATATACTTGAAAGTTCCTTGAATAACAACCATTTGTTTGCTGACCTCATCTTTAACTCTTTCAAATTGCCCTGCTGGAATAATCCAAGTTAAAGATACAGCAATAATCATCATGATAATAATAACTACATAGGTGTCCGGAAATGTAAATTTCTTTTTCATAAGTATAGCCTCCTTAAAAAATTTTTAATAATTTTTTTGCAAAAATAATTTTTTAAAATTATATATTGTAGGAAAGCTTATGTCAATATATTATTTTAGAAAAAATGTTCTTTTTTCAGAAAAGAAAGCTTAATTTTTAGTATATAAAAATTATAAGTTTTATTTATTTTTTTAATTATTTTTAAAATTCTAAGATTTTTTAGCATAGTTCTATTTGATTTACATAGATATTCTTCCCTTTACAAGATATTTAATTTTCTTGATATTTATGTTAATATAAAAGAAAAATAAGAGGAGAATAGGATGGATAAAAAAGAATTGGAAAAAAAATTAAATAAATTGGAATTGACTAAAAAAGAAAAAAGAGTGGCAGAATTTTTCTTAGATGAAGATAAAAGAATATATCTTATGACGGTATCAGAAATAGCTTCAGAGATTGGAGTGAGTGATACAAGTGTCATAAGATTTATTAAGAATATAGGCTTTAAAAATTTTACTGAATTTAAAAATAATGGTCAAAAAAAAATAAAAACACATCTGGAAAAAACTAATGATTTTATAAAAAATATAGATTTGATAAAGGAAAATTCTATTGAAAAATTGTATATAGAGAAAATAAATGAAGAAGTTAATAAAATTTTTTCACAGGAGTCTTTAGCCATTCTAAAAAATATTGCACAAACTTTAATGAAAAAAAAGAATAAATATATAGTCGGATTTAAAAGTACTGCTGGAGTAGCAAACTTTTTTGGAGTTAGACTTGGTTTTATACTTAAAGATGTGTTTGTATTTAATATTGATGACTCTGTAGTTGTAAATTCAGTGTTTAATATAAAAGAAAATGATGTATTAGTAGTATTTGATTATCCTATGTATTCAAAAGTAGCTCAAGTTTTAGTAAAAATTGCAAAGGCAAGGAATGCTGAAATTATACTTTTCTCTGATTCAGAAAATTCTCCTTTAGCTAGGTATTCAAATATACTCTATAAAGTAAAGTTAAATGGCATCAGTGTATTCAATTCTCTTATTTCTACACAAATTTTAATAGAATATATACTTACATATATAAGTCAATTTATTCAAGAGGAAGATAAGGAAAGATTTAGTGAAATAAGGAAGTATTTGGTTGAAAAATTATAGATATAAATACTATTATTTAAATATATATAATTAATTTAGTTGACTTTTTATTGAGTAAGTGTTAATATTAAATCATATATGGATAGTATAAAAATATTCTTCAAAAAATAACGAGCAGTCTATTCGTATCCAGTACAAAACACTATTATTAAGGAGGAAATTAAAAATGCTTTTTAAAACTACTGATGAACATGAAGAATTGCGTAAACAGGTCAGAGAATTTGTTGAAACAGAGGTTAAGCCTATTGCTTTTATTTTAGATAAAGAAAACAAATTCCCACAAGAAGCAATTAAAAAGTTTGGAGAGATGGGATTCATGGGATTACCATATCCTAAAGAATATGGCGGAGCAGGAAAAGATGTTTTAAGTTATGCTATAGCTGTTGAAGAACTTTCAAGAGTTGATGGAGGAACAGGAGTAATTTTATCAGCACATGTTTCATTAGGTTCGTATCCTATAGCTGCTTTTGGAACTGAAGAGCAAAAGAAAAAATACTTAGTTCCCTTAGCAAAAGGAGAAAAAATTGGTGCCTTTGGACTTACAGAACCTAATGCTGGATCAGATGCAGGTGGGACAGAAACAACAGCTGTTTTACAGGGAGATCACTATATTTTAAATGGAGAAAAGATATTTATAACTAATGCTCCGTATGCTGATACATATATAATATTTGCTGTTACTACTCCCGATATAGGTACAAAAGGAATATCTGCATTTATAGTTGAAAAAGGATGGGAAGGGTTTACATTTGGAGATCATTATGATAAATTAGGAATCCGTTCTTCTTCTACAGCACAACTATTATTTAACAATGTAAAAGTACCTAAGGAAAATCTTTTAGGAAAAGAGGGAGAAGGATTTAAAATAGCTATGTCTACTCTTGATGGCGGAAGAATAGGAATAGCTGCACAAGCTCTAGGAATAGCACAGGGAGCATTTGAAAGTGCATTGGAATATGCAAAAGAAAGAGAACAGTTTGGTAAAGCTATAGCTTTTCAACAAGCTATATCATTTAAACTTGCAGATATGGCAACTAAAATAAGAACAGCAAGATTATTAGTGTACAGTGCAGCAGATTTAAAAGAACATCATGAACCATATGGAATGGAATCTGCTATGGCAAAACAATGGGCTTCAGATATAGCACTTGAAGTTGTAAATGACGCTGTACAAATCTATGGAGGATCTGGATATCTAAAAGGTACAGATGTAGAAAGAATGTATAGAGATGCAAAAATTTGTACAATCTATGAAGGAACTAATGAAATTCAAAGAGTTGTTATAGCTTCATACTTAATAGGAAGAGAACCTAAATCTAATGCAGCAGGAGCTGTAAAAGTAAAAAAAGGAGCTATTACAGGACTTAGAAAAAATATAATTTTTAAAGATGGAACAGCAAAAGAAAAGGTAGCAGCACTGGTAGCGGCATTAAAAGCAGATGGATATGACTTTACAGTTGGAATCCCTATAGATACTCCAATTGGAAAATCTGAAAGAGTAGTAAGTGTAGGAAAAGGAATAGGAGAAAAATCTAATATGAAGCTGATTGAAAAATTAGCTAAGCATGCAGGTGCTTCTATAGGATGTTCTCGTCCAGTAGCGGAAACTTTAGAATATTTACCTCTTGACAGATATGTTGGAATGTCGGGACAAAAATTTGTTGGAAATCTATATATAGCATGTGGAATTTCTGGTGCATTACAACATTTAAAAGGAATTAAGGAAGCAACAACAATAGTGGCAATAAATACCAATGCGAATGCGGCTATATTTAAAAATGCTGATTATGGAATAGTTGGAGATTTAAAAGAGATTATTCCACTATTAGCTAAAGAATTGGATACTGGAGAGAAAAAAGAAGCTCCTCCTATGAAAAAGATGAAGAGATCAGTTCCTAAGGTAATTTATTCACCAAAAGTACATGTATGCAGTGGATGTGGACATGAATATATACAAGAGTTAGGAGATGTAGACAGTGATATTAAACCTGGTACTAAGTTTAAAGATATTCCAGAAGACTGGACTTGCCCTGATTGTGGAGAAGAAAAGAGTAAATATATAGAAGTATAATTTTATTTTTATAATAAATTCTTAGTGAACTATTTGAAATTAAATTTTGAGGAGGATAATAAATGCATAATGTTAGAAAAATAGTAGATGATTTATATTGGATT is a genomic window containing:
- a CDS encoding YfcC family protein, whose amino-acid sequence is MKKKFTFPDTYVVIIIMMIIAVSLTWIIPAGQFERVKDEVSKQMVVIQGTFKYIESNPISFLKVPLYIMKGLAKASNIIFLVLIVGGAFNIIIETGMFQSFAAKMTKIFSNKEVLIIPAFSTIFALACTTMGVNTFIGFAPIGVIIARSIGYDAIVGVAMVCLGGAIGFSTGTFNPFTTGVAQSIAGLPLFSGLGYRFFCLIVFLVVTNIYIIWYAKKVKKDIRNSVVYDLEMEDKNVNVAEHKFDKVEGKHYLILLIVIACFSLLVYGSQNWKWGLPENAAIFIWMGVLSGFAYGFGPSKIATEFTKGARKLVYGALMVGMANGIGIVLADGKILDTTVLFLGNLLVDLPRFLQAAGMFLMQLIINGLITSGSGQAAATMPIMLPVADIIGMTKQTAVLAFNFGDGLSNYVLPTSSALMGFIAMVGISYDKWIKFMWKLFAIWIVVGSILIIIANTMHYGPF
- a CDS encoding MurR/RpiR family transcriptional regulator, translating into MDKKELEKKLNKLELTKKEKRVAEFFLDEDKRIYLMTVSEIASEIGVSDTSVIRFIKNIGFKNFTEFKNNGQKKIKTHLEKTNDFIKNIDLIKENSIEKLYIEKINEEVNKIFSQESLAILKNIAQTLMKKKNKYIVGFKSTAGVANFFGVRLGFILKDVFVFNIDDSVVVNSVFNIKENDVLVVFDYPMYSKVAQVLVKIAKARNAEIILFSDSENSPLARYSNILYKVKLNGISVFNSLISTQILIEYILTYISQFIQEEDKERFSEIRKYLVEKL
- a CDS encoding acyl-CoA dehydrogenase family protein, which translates into the protein MLFKTTDEHEELRKQVREFVETEVKPIAFILDKENKFPQEAIKKFGEMGFMGLPYPKEYGGAGKDVLSYAIAVEELSRVDGGTGVILSAHVSLGSYPIAAFGTEEQKKKYLVPLAKGEKIGAFGLTEPNAGSDAGGTETTAVLQGDHYILNGEKIFITNAPYADTYIIFAVTTPDIGTKGISAFIVEKGWEGFTFGDHYDKLGIRSSSTAQLLFNNVKVPKENLLGKEGEGFKIAMSTLDGGRIGIAAQALGIAQGAFESALEYAKEREQFGKAIAFQQAISFKLADMATKIRTARLLVYSAADLKEHHEPYGMESAMAKQWASDIALEVVNDAVQIYGGSGYLKGTDVERMYRDAKICTIYEGTNEIQRVVIASYLIGREPKSNAAGAVKVKKGAITGLRKNIIFKDGTAKEKVAALVAALKADGYDFTVGIPIDTPIGKSERVVSVGKGIGEKSNMKLIEKLAKHAGASIGCSRPVAETLEYLPLDRYVGMSGQKFVGNLYIACGISGALQHLKGIKEATTIVAINTNANAAIFKNADYGIVGDLKEIIPLLAKELDTGEKKEAPPMKKMKRSVPKVIYSPKVHVCSGCGHEYIQELGDVDSDIKPGTKFKDIPEDWTCPDCGEEKSKYIEV